In Aspergillus nidulans FGSC A4 chromosome II, the genomic stretch TGGGATCTGGATATGGACACATAACGCGGACTGTGGCAGAAACTGCTCTATTTATGTGCACCAAGTCCATAAAATCGCAGTCCGCAACCCTCCGAACCACATTCTGCATACGGGAAGTATAGTCTCCTGATCCCCGCAGTTGCTTGACCAGTATATCACGATAGATACGGATAGAGAGTGGTCCAGTCCAGTGGCCTCAAAAGTTGCCTAATCGGGGAAAGAGCTGATCTCCACCGGCCCACGCTCTGTCGGCTTTATCTTGCCGCGGCCTGGTATTAGTCGCCACTATTATTGGCCGTAGGCTTTCTGTCCAGTCAATCGCGCCCCGGTTTGGCCCCAGTTGAAACGGTGCAGGTGACACTGATCCATATCTGGAGCGACAGTAGGCGGACAGCTTGGGGCCCGCCTCCACTTTCAGCTACCAGGTCGCCGAACCAGCGCCCTGGGATATTTCTGttctatctatctatcctTGTGACTTACGAGGCTCGATTTAATTATGAGTCGGTATTACGGCAAATAGGAAAACCGGCATCAAAAGTAGGATATACCAGCGTCGTTTCATTTCCAATGCACTATATACAATTGCAATCACCCTTCCACAAAAAAAAACCTCCAATCAGAACGGATAATGAGCCTCGActtcaatctcaatctcCATTCCCTCGATCCCCAGCTTCCCAATCTCCACGCACGTCCACACAGGCCGGTGGTTCGGCAGCACGCGCTTGAAGTTCGCCGTCACCACGTCAAAGGTCTTCGACACATCGATATGGTAGCTACGCACGGCATAGACATTCTGCCACGAGAGTCGGGCGTCGACGGCGCGGAGGGCATTCTCGACATTCTCAAAGGCGAGCGCGACTTGTCTCTCGATGTCCGAGGGGATACTGCCGTCCTGTGTCCAGCCGCCCTGGCCGGAAGTCTTAACAATGTTGCCGACTTTGACGGCTTGCGAGTAGTGGAAGGATTCTGAATTGGCTTCGGTGCCGGGGTAATTGTAGAAGGTGAAGTTTGACGACGACATGGCGCGTGGAATATGGGTTGTAAAGCTAGGATGTCTTTTCTCGGATTTTTCGCTATTCAACagagacgaagatgaagatgctcTGCAGAGGTAGATGGTAGGCCTGGTATGTTTACCGCGTTTAAATACGTTGATTTGAAAACCCTGAGGGGGAGACTAGAGCTCAGTGGGTGCATCTCTTGACTACCGCCGTATAGAGACGCATTAGGCAAGGGGACAGGACCATTGCCCCTGGCCCTTCCTATGTTGGAACTAGAGAAAAAGGATAGCCTATCTGCAGGATTACCCCGCAGAATCGAAGGGTTAGATGGACAAGCTAAAATCGGACAAGACCCGTATGGAGACCGGTTTATCTCTCGTCACGGCCAGCCTCGAACTCCACTGGCCCATATACTTACCGGATTGAGATCTAGACCCAGAACCAAGAGATAGCATTTGGGGAGGAGTCGGCATAGAGATATCTGGGGAAATGTAATAGGCATTGATACGTGACGTCCTCTTATCAGACAAAGGATTCCGAATGATAGATATAGACAAGCCTTATAAAGCAACAGGAACTGCCGATTTCGTGGGCAAACCTATCTCCACAACTATCCTTATGTCCCCATTTTCCAAAATTCCTAGCCATCATGTCAAAATCAGCGCGGAAATTGAGCGTGGACTCgctgaggaggctggagaCCCCACAGACCGGAACGGTGCACAATGCATACAGTAGCGTGCTGCCTAGAAACCGGGGTCTTGCTACGATCCTATTCATGTCACTCTCCATCGCCGCTGTCCCATACGGAACCGGCAGTGCCCTGATGAACGCGGTCTATGGAGGGGGTCAATTGTCCATGTTTGTCGGGCTGCTCGTTGTCTGTATTCTGGATGGCTGTATCGCCGTCTCCTTGGCCGAGCTCGCATCACGGTACCCATCGTCTTCGGGCGTATATCACTGGTCTTATTGCCTGGCAAAGGGCCGCAAGAGCatccgcttcctctccttcatcacGGGTTGGATATGGCTGATCGGACACTGGACTATTACCTTGTCGGTCAACTTCGGCTTCGCATCGCTGCTTGCAGCCACTGTCGCCATCTACCACCCCAGCTTCGAGATTGCCCCCTGGCAACTGGTCCTGGTCTTCTACGCCCTCTGTCTCGTGACATTCCTCATCTGCGCCACCGGCGACAGGCACCTTCCTCTTATCGATACCCTTGCAGCCGCAAGCACACTTTTGACCTGCATCGTGGTCGCCATCACGCTATCAGCCACGGCGAAGACAGGCCGTCACTCAGCTTCCTACGGCCTGGGCCATAGCGAAACCGGGCTTTCTGGATGGGGCGACTttagcttcttcatcggccTTCTCCCACCTGCCTTTACTTTATCCGCGCTGGGAATGGTCACTTCCATGTCGGAAGAGTGCGTCGACGCAGAGGTGCAGATGCCGAAGGCCATGGTGCTCGTTCCGGTCATTTCCGGCGCTGCTTCGTTGCTCTTTATCCTGCCCATTTGCTTTACTCTTCCGCCCCTAACAGAGCTCCTGAACGCCCCTTACGGACAGGCGCTGCCGTATATCTTCACTCTCGTCACTGGATCCCGCGGTGGTGCTTTAGGTCTCATGTCCCTCGTTTTACTCGTAACGCTCACATGCTCAATTAGTATTACAACTGCAACCGCCCGGTGTACCTGGGCCATGTCGCGCGACAATGCCATTCCATATTCCGGCCTGTGGTCGAAGACGATTTGGGAGAGGCCGCTTCCAGCCTTGTGTCTCGTCACCGTGCTCGAAATGCTCCTCGGACTGATCTACCTTGGAAATACTAGCGCGTTTACTGCGTTTGCTTCTGTCGGAGTCATCGCCCTTGCTGTCGCATACGCCGTGCCAATTGCCATCAGCATCGCGAATGGCCGTCGGGAAGTCCTGGCAGCCCGCTGGAACGCAGGTAAGGTGGCCGGCGCGGCGACGAATTGGCTGGCATTGATATGGATCTTGTTTGAATTGGTGCTCTTTAGCATGCCGACTGCACTGCCTGTAACGGAAGTCTCGATGAACTATGCATCGGTGGTATTCGTTGGGTGCATCGCAATCAGCGTGGTCTGGTATGCGGTCTATGGCAGGAATCGTGAGTTGATCCTCCTGAAACTTTATGCAAACACAAGCTTACCAATGGCAGATTTCCAAGGGCCTGTTGAAGACATCTCTTCAGAGTAGGCTTTGGTTTCCCCGATAAATATCAGTCGCTAGTTGAGTTCCCACGTCATCAATGCAAGAATTGACTGTCATGATGCCTCCTATAACACGAGCACATCCTGCCCGAGGCGAGAAAACATCTGTGCCCAGGAGCCCTCGTGCTGCGGTGAGAGCCAGAGTTCCTCAAGAGCAGCACGTATAGAAAGTAGAGAATCGAAGCGTAAAGTCTCGTAGATATCGTCCATCTTCTGCAAGATGAATCCCTGTTGCTCAGGGTGAAAGACATGCGCTCCCGCGACATATAGCGGAAACACGATGCAGTTATGGGTTTTAGAGGTGCGTTTGATTCCCCCCATACACTCAAGACATGACTGGACGTGTTGCTGTACGAGAAAGTGCCGGGCAGGAAGTCCACAGATGGCCCGatagagaaagatgagggCGCTGTGTTGAAAAGCTCGAGCAAAGGCAAGAGGCTGCATGGCTTCTAGGGCTCCACCTTGCTTGACCAAGTGCGCAGTCTCATTCGTAAGATGATAGGTGCTGAATGTGACAAATCTGGGTTGTAGTACGCTCTCGAACCGCCGTACCTGCTCTGTCGAAATTTCAAGGGAATTAACCCGTAGCGACTGCCGATAGAAACCCATCTCGGCCATGGTGTGGAAGATCGAGGCCAGGGTCGTCTCCCCATATCGCTGTTTCTCCCACCATACAGTGCCTTGCTCGATATGCAGCCAGATATCCGCGGGGAGGCACGGAGCTCggtcgtcgaggagggcaCGAGTCAGATCTGTAGACGCAAACTGAGAGAGCAACATATGCACATCATCTTGGTGGCCTTGGTCGTAGAATGCGCTAAAGCCGCCGAGATTTTCGACGATAGCGCGCACTCCCACCCGATGGCTGCCAGTCGAGGCAGACTGCGCGGTGCACTCGATGTATCCATCCAGAAAGTAGAGAAGCAATACTGCCAGCAGCACGCACGAGAGCCCCTGTGTATCGCTCGCGCTGCCTTCGAGCTGCTTGCGGACAGCCGTCAGGCAGTTCAGCCTCTTCGATGGAATCACCTCAGTCCCTTGTCTCGACCACTGTTCCCTATGGGCGCGATGGGCTTCGGCGAGCTCGCACATGGTCAGCAGCACCGGTTGGCAATCGAGGGCGAGGCGGATCGGAGGGGGGCACGGATCGAACGAGGTCGAGAAGAGAGGCCACACCGCGAACTGGAAGTACTCGAGTGCTTTTCGCTCGCTCTCTGTCAAGCTGTTCTGGCTCGTCGGAGATCGGAGTAAGGGGCTACCAGCAACGTCCAGCTGGTATCCCGGTGGAAGCCCTTTGGCCGGCTTCGAGCTCCATCGAACGCGTAATTTCCCGTAGCTGCAAGAGGTTCCGGAAACGAGACATCTTCGACATTCAGGTGATGTTAAATCGCACTTGACACGTCTAGTTTTGCATTGCCAGCAGCTCCCTGCGACGGTGCGTTGCCTTTTGGGAGGCGTTCTGGGAGGCATTCTGGGACGTTTGCACGAAGGAGTACAATCAGAATAGATCTGGATGAGCACAGCAGAGGGTTAGATAGCTTAGAATGATACGATGTTCAAGTGTAGGGAAATATTAGAGATGACGCAGGAGACAGCTTGATCAGGAAGGTGGTGGGAGAAATGGATCCTCCCTGGCCTGGGGAGTCGGAGAGTTGGAGACTTCGCATAATCGCCGTTTACCTATCAGTGCCGAGTGCGGGGGCGCCTGGAATTCCATTGAGAATAGAACGAATCCATGGGACGATCGTGCCTATTCCTGCCCTGTCTGGTCTAGTCTCTTCTGGCCCCGTCCGTCCAGCCGGGCCCATGGCCCAAAATCTTACCCGATACGGTAAACCATGATGCCTATCCCGATAAGCTTCTCTAGGGCCAGCAAGGGCTCAGATCCAAATCGAGCCTTATAAGCTTCCCTCTCTCATCTCCCTACTTGAACAGCGATACAGACAAAGTTGTCAGCATGGCTTCCATTGCTTCTCCAGAAGACGTGATCGCTTTGGTCTCCCGACATCCTCTGCCTCTAGCAGGTACAGCCCTCTTTCTTGCTGCGCTCCTCGTCGTTGTACTGCAACCCTTCAGCAAAAAACCCCCAAAGATATCGCCAGCACCTACATCGACTGAGAGCTCCGGGGAGTCCTTTGTAACGCCGGTGCCGGAGCCCGATCTGGATTTTGACCCTGTGGCCAGGACCCCAAAGCTCTACCGTCCCTTCCGCCATGGCCCAAACTTCATCACCATGGGAATCCGCAAGATGGACTGGAACAATTGGATCGAGATGGACTCGTACTTTCTTCGATACCACGAAACCAAAGCTGCCGAGCTGAAGAAGGATTTTGACGAGCACATCAAGTACGTCGACAACGAAGTCACCAAGCATGCTTGCTTCGAGCTCTACGAAGAGCTCGTCCAGTACCTTGTCCATCGATATCCCAAAGTCTTTCAACTCGGCGCCAATACCGTGCACAATGCGTTAACTGGGGAGACGTTTCGATTCCCTGCCCGTACGTTGTCTTCTCCCCCATCCCAACAGCTGACGCTAATCCGGCAGCAGAAACCCCCTCCGAGGCGCTCTCTTCGTCGGCGCTGTTAGttcaggatgatcttgtgATTATGGTGGAAAACGACGGTATCTATTCCAGTCCCTTCTTTTGCAGCACGGCAGCGACTGACTCGGTAGATGGCCACTATCATCTGGATGCCGGGGCCGTATgtcttcctggcttctggCGGCTCAGGGAGAAATTCCGCATGTCGCTGGATACGCTGCATTTCGAGGCATCCGTTCCTCATTACGCTGAAAAGCTCCAAAAATCTATGAACCGATTCTTCAAGACGCTCCCTGCCGCACGTCCAGTGGTCCGCAATAATGTACCTCCCTCTTCCGCGACTCCCGTCTGCGACCTCTCGTTGACTAACACTTTGTAGTATTTCATCCAACTCGATGACGGTCTCCACTGGTCTCATCGCATGGGCGACCAGACCGGCACTGAAGTTGCGTGTAAGGTCATTCTCGGCGGCAGTCAATAGTCAATACTGACAGAGCGCAGCATGGGCTACCGCAAATAGCAAAGGCTTGACAATCGACGAGATCCATTTCCGGTCCGAGCGCCAATCGCTACGTCGACTCCCACGGTCTGGGGCAATCGTCTTCACTGTACGGACATATTTCGAACCTATCACGACGATCGCCAGGGAGCCCCATGTTCCCGGCCGTCTGGCGGAGGCAATCAGGAATTGGGACGAGACTGTGTCAAAGTATAAGGGGAAATCCCATTGGGAGCACATTCTTTTGCCGTATCTTGACGAGCAGCATCGACTGCAGATAGAGTCTGGCGTCCTGGAGAGCCAGACAGAAGGCGAATTCCCCTTTTAGCGCCGCATGGTATTAGTGGAGAGTTGCGCCTCCGGACCTATCTCAATAACGCCTAACGTTTATGAACTGTATCTTATTGTCCAATTCCAGAGCCTTCATTGTACTTCGGGACCGTATCTAAGAATCATTCATGCTAGAATCTCAAGTTGATTAGACAAGTAAAACCCACACGCCGGGGCCCTGCTCAGGTGCTTGGGCGAAATGATAATAAGTAGGAGTCCAGGTTCCATAAAACATGTTTCGTGTCTATAACCACCCGGCTGCCTGAAGTACTTAGTACTGCTGCGCCTTTAAAAGATGAATAGACTAAACTACCAGGAATCGCTGCCGCCGTCACCCCCTCTATATTAGCCATTTTAGCATGGTTATGCGCCTACGACAGTTTCAGTCCAAAGCTTTCTTCACATTGTTCCCAGAGTTGGCTGGCTGTTTTCGGCATAGAGTCCACGACAGTATTTGTCGCCTCTTTTGTATAGAGGACTTAATTTATaccctcttccagaatctcaaCTATCTCTCTAGCGCTGTTGAAACTAATCTTGACTACGGGTCACTAAAGCAATACGCCATGCCACAATCTATGGCTTGGACGATTTCTATTCCTGCTAGGCATACTATTTTAGCCTGAATGTTTTAGGTGCCTATGATATTAGAATATTTCTAATCTCGAGTCGTGCAATGAGTTGATAGAGATCTGGAGACTTTCTTGAGCCGAAGAAAGTTAACAATGATAGCCATCAACCAGGGGACAATTTCATTGATTAGGCAGTGGTATGAACAAGTGGAGAGCTAGTGAACTTTAAATCAAGTATTTCTGCGTGCTGTGGTAAGATGAATCTTTTATTGCTGATGCCCTGCTGATATGGTGTAGTCGGCTATATCTGTTCAGTCAGGACGCTCTGGCAATACGCTCCGCAGCATACAGTGATAGAATGGTAATTACAGCTGCTTTACGTCCAGGGCACGACGGTCTCTTTTGTTAATCCTCTCATAAGATCCAAAATGGCCCGATCTCAATAGGCCCACTCCCGTTGATGACACTCGTTAGCGAGGCCAGCAACATAAAGCCCAGAAAGACTAGCAGTAGACTCAAGAGAGCTGGACACAAAGCTAAGCCAGCCTAAAGTTGGCGCAAAGCACAACTCTCGGAGATACCGGTCGCCGCTTTCAATAGTGTCGCTTAGAATTGCCGATTTCAAGACAATCCAGCGCGAGAAAGCGGGCCTTTGCCACCAAGCTCGCGCTTATCTACTCCACTTGGCTGGTGTCAGGCTTGTATAGCCGACCTCTGATTCGTGCTGGAAGTGTATAATGTCCCTATATACATAGATACTCACGATATCTGTCGCTTCAAGCCAGGCAGTCTCTCGTTCATTCTCAAGGAGCGTCATCGCATCCGTCCACTCTTTACACCCTTTCTTCCTCCGGCTTGTCCATCATGCGGTCcattgctctcttctttgcattgTTGGCGGCTCTTCTAGTCCAGTCCTCACAAGCCTCGGTCAACGTGGTACCAGCACTAGGGTTGAATGCTCGCCCATCTCCACGAACCTTTTGTCCGATGCCTCTTTTGAGACTGGAGAACTGGGCGCCTGTACCCCTTGGTACGGCTCTGCACCAGGAGGAGTTCCTTCATCCTATAGTCGAAGGACAAAGTGTAGCTCGTGTCTACTGTCAGCCCGGTGACTGTTTGCCGAATGGACCGGTATGGGGATGAGGGAGACGTGATTGTCAATGCATATTCGCCGGCATCTGAATTGTCGCTAACCACGGTAGAAACGCCCTGCAACCTGCCTCATGTACCTGGAATACGATAACAACCGTGTCCTGTCGTCTGGATCATACAGCTACGTCCCTGGCGTCACCCCGGGATGGACAAACATCTCTGGAACCCTCACAGCCTCGGCCACCGAACACAGCTTCGTCATGTGGGGGTACTGTGGCACTACCACCCTGCATGGCCCCGTGCTGGAGTTCGACAATTCCAGGTTCGAGCGCCCCTTGGTAGACGGGGAACCCAAGGAGAGCTGCTCGACACTGACCGACAGCTCGACCGTCACCTACACCCCTACCCCTACCcccagccctaaccctaCCCATACTCCTACGCCGTCCCCTTTGGCTTCGACCATTGTCCTCACGACAACGACGCcgtcttctgctcctctgaTTATCAGTCTATCTTCTGCAACGACAAGCTCGTCAGCGACTCCCTCCCCTACACCATCGAAAAGCCCTGTCACACGGTCCTCCTCTATTCCTGTTATGCCTCCTCAGTCCTCGAACCCGGCGAACACCTTCACTCAGATCCCAGTTTCCGTCCTACTCCAGTCAGGGTACCGTCTCTGTCGCCAGTCAGGAGCCCTAGCTCGGTCCCTGCAGTGCCCGCTCATCCTCGCGCCCTATTCCGGCAGCGACCACCGTCATTTCCACCTCGATTGGTTCTACCTCCAGTTCAGTGCAGTTCAGTGGGTGGCTCGCTTTCTACTACAACATCACTTCCCACTCTCAATCCGCCTACTGAGGACGGAGCCTCGACGATTGCAACTCTCCCCACGATCACCGCTGGGCACGGATCTTCTCCGACCCCTCGTCCTTCCCATTCCTCACCACTTCCACGGTCTTCAGTACGCGCACGGCTACCATCACCGCGTGCCCAGCATCAGTCACCGACTGTCACAATTCACGTACCTATGTCACCACCAAAACCGTCTATATCTCAACGACGATCTGTCCCGTGACCGACGCAGCTCGCACCATATCTTTTCCCCTCGGTGATAGCAATGGCAGTGGTAATGCCAATAGCGGCTCCAATTTAGGAGACTCCCTCAGCCCCTCCATGAGCACATCGACTGTTCTGACCACGCGTATCGTCACAATCACCGCTTGTCCGCAAACAGTGACAGACCGTCCCGCACGGAGCACCTTTGTCTCAACCGAGACACTCGTCGCGTCAACTACGGTGGTGACGGTGATTCCCAATGCTCCTGCAACTGCCACCGCGCTTCTGACAGGAAGTTACGGCTCTGTTCCGTACCCCGGCGGTTCCAACGCAGGGCCGAGTCATCCGCATCACCCGCTGGCGCCGAGTCTGCCCtcacctccagctctgggTTGGCCTCTGGCTTTGCGTCTATCCCAGGTTCTCCCTCAGGAACTAAGCTTCTAACCGCACCTAAGCAGGACTCCGAAGTCGCATCTGGCCCCGGCGCAAttcgtccatctcctccagtttCCGGCTCCGCATACTACCCAACCCACTCATTCAGCGTGTTCCCGTTCTCCTTCCCCTAAAGCCCCGTCCTGCCTGAGCCAAGCACATTGGTATCTGTCTCGGCCATTGGATCAACAACGATGACAATTTCTAGGACCACccccgctgctgcagagTTCACTGGATCTGCGTCTGTCTTTAAGCAAGATCTTCTGCTGACTATTGGAGCTGCATCCgct encodes the following:
- a CDS encoding RidA family protein (transcript_id=CADANIAT00004551), which gives rise to MSSSNFTFYNYPGTEANSESFHYSQAVKVGNIVKTSGQGGWTQDGSIPSDIERQVALAFENVENALRAVDARLSWQNVYAVRSYHIDVSKTFDVVTANFKRVLPNHRPVWTCVEIGKLGIEGMEIEIEVEAHYPF
- a CDS encoding putative amino acid permease (transcript_id=CADANIAT00004552), giving the protein MSKSARKLSVDSLRRLETPQTGTVHNAYSSVLPRNRGLATILFMSLSIAAVPYGTGSALMNAVYGGGQLSMFVGLLVVCILDGCIAVSLAELASRYPSSSGVYHWSYCLAKGRKSIRFLSFITGWIWLIGHWTITLSVNFGFASLLAATVAIYHPSFEIAPWQLVLVFYALCLVTFLICATGDRHLPLIDTLAAASTLLTCIVVAITLSATAKTGRHSASYGLGHSETGLSGWGDFSFFIGLLPPAFTLSALGMVTSMSEECVDAEVQMPKAMVLVPVISGAASLLFILPICFTLPPLTELLNAPYGQALPYIFTLVTGSRGGALGLMSLVLLVTLTCSISITTATARCTWAMSRDNAIPYSGLWSKTIWERPLPALCLVTVLEMLLGLIYLGNTSAFTAFASVGVIALAVAYAVPIAISIANGRREVLAARWNAACRLHCL
- a CDS encoding Zn(II)2Cys6 transcription factor (transcript_id=CADANIAT00004553); its protein translation is MPPRTPPKRQRTVAGSCWQCKTRRVKCDLTSPECRRCLVSGTSCSYGKLRVRWSSKPAKGLPPGYQLDVAGSPLLRSPTSQNSLTESERKALEYFQFAVWPLFSTSFDPCPPPIRLALDCQPVLLTMCELAEAHRAHREQWSRQGTEVIPSKRLNCLTAVRKQLEGSASDTQGLSCVLLAVLLLYFLDGYIECTAQSASTGSHRVGVRAIVENLGGFSAFYDQGHQDDVHMLLSQFASTDLTRALLDDRAPCLPADIWLHIEQGTVWWEKQRYGETTLASIFHTMAEMGFYRQSLRVNSLEISTEQVRRFESVLQPRFVTFSTYHLTNETAHLVKQGGALEAMQPLAFARAFQHSALIFLYRAICGLPARHFLVQQHVQSCLECMGGIKRTSKTHNCIVFPLYVAGAHVFHPEQQGFILQKMDDIYETLRFDSLLSIRAALEELWLSPQHEGSWAQMFSRLGQDVLVL
- a CDS encoding heme-dependent oxidative N-demethylase family protein (transcript_id=CADANIAT00004554) — its product is MASIASPEDVIALVSRHPLPLAGTALFLAALLVVVLQPFSKKPPKISPAPTSTESSGESFVTPVPEPDLDFDPVARTPKLYRPFRHGPNFITMGIRKMDWNNWIEMDSYFLRYHETKAAELKKDFDEHIKYVDNEVTKHACFELYEELVQYLVHRYPKVFQLGANTVHNALTGETFRFPAQTPSEALSSSALLVQDDLVIMVENDGIYSSPFFCSTAATDSVDGHYHLDAGAVCLPGFWRLREKFRMSLDTLHFEASVPHYAEKLQKSMNRFFKTLPAARPVVRNNYFIQLDDGLHWSHRMGDQTGTEVASWATANSKGLTIDEIHFRSERQSLRRLPRSGAIVFTVRTYFEPITTIAREPHVPGRLAEAIRNWDETVSKYKGKSHWEHILLPYLDEQHRLQIESGVLESQTEGEFPF
- a CDS encoding uncharacterized protein (transcript_id=CADANIAT00004555), whose protein sequence is MRSIALFFALLAALLVQSSQASVNVVPALGLNARPSPRTFCPMPLLRLENWAPVPLGTALHQEEFLHPIVEGQSVARVYCQPGDCLPNGPKRPATCLMYLEYDNNRVLSSGSYSYVPGVTPGWTNISGTLTASATEHSFVMWGYCGTTTLHGPVLEFDNSRFERPLVDGEPKESCSTLTDSSTVTYTPTPTPSPNPTHTPTPSPLASTIVLTTTTPSSAPLIISLSSATTSSSATPSPTPSKSPVTRSSSIPVMPPQSSNPANTFTQIPVSVLLQSGYRLCRQSGALARSLQCPLILAPYSGSDHRHFHLDWFYLQFSAVQWVARFLLQHHFPLSIRLLRTEPRRLQLSPRSPLGTDLLRPLVLPIPHHFHGLQRLPQPLHEHIDCSDHAYRHNHRLSANSDRPSRTEHLCLNRDTRRVNYGGDGDSQCSCNCHRASDRKLRLCSVPRRFQRRAESSASPAGAESALTSSSGLASGFASIPGSPSGTKLLTAPKQDSEVASGPGAIRPSPPVSGSAYYPTHSFSVFPFSFP